A window from Pseudomonas frederiksbergensis encodes these proteins:
- a CDS encoding iron-containing alcohol dehydrogenase, translating to MSLTANWNYPTSIRFGVGRIAELAEICRSQGIQRPLLVTDSGLARAPITLSAVDALRAAGLGVALFCDLKPNPVEANLAGGLDAWRAGKHDGVVAFGGGSGLDMGKLIAFMSGQTRPVWDFEDIGDYWTRADEGSIAPIIAVPTTAGTGSEVGRAAVIIDERTHTKRIIFHPKMMPRVVISDPALTVGMPAKVTAGTGMDAFAHCLESYCAPGFHPMAEGIAVEGMRLVANALVRAVHTPSDLEARAEMLAAAAMGATAFQKGLGGMHALSHPVGALYDTHHGMTNATFMPYVLKFNRPAIEERITRLAAYLRLPSPGFDSFLAFVLKLRKDIGVPHTLIELGVDDRQADLIADMAIVDPCAGGNPLPLTRNGAAEIFDAAYHGRL from the coding sequence ATGAGCCTGACCGCGAACTGGAATTACCCCACAAGCATCCGCTTCGGTGTCGGCCGCATCGCCGAACTTGCCGAGATCTGCCGCAGCCAAGGGATCCAGCGACCGTTGCTGGTCACCGACAGTGGCCTGGCGCGTGCCCCGATCACCCTCTCGGCAGTGGACGCCTTGCGTGCCGCCGGCCTTGGCGTGGCGCTGTTTTGCGACCTTAAACCCAATCCGGTCGAAGCCAACCTGGCGGGCGGCCTCGACGCCTGGCGCGCCGGCAAACACGATGGCGTGGTCGCCTTCGGCGGCGGCAGTGGCCTGGACATGGGCAAACTTATCGCCTTCATGAGCGGCCAGACCCGACCGGTGTGGGATTTCGAAGACATTGGCGATTACTGGACCCGCGCCGACGAAGGCAGCATCGCCCCGATCATTGCGGTGCCGACCACAGCGGGCACTGGCTCCGAGGTGGGCCGTGCGGCGGTGATCATCGATGAGCGTACGCACACCAAACGCATCATCTTCCACCCGAAGATGATGCCGCGCGTGGTCATCAGCGACCCGGCCCTGACCGTCGGTATGCCGGCCAAGGTCACCGCGGGCACCGGCATGGATGCGTTTGCGCATTGCCTGGAATCGTACTGCGCCCCCGGCTTCCATCCCATGGCCGAAGGGATTGCGGTTGAAGGCATGCGCCTGGTCGCCAACGCCTTGGTGCGAGCCGTACACACACCCTCGGACCTGGAGGCGCGAGCGGAAATGCTCGCAGCTGCTGCGATGGGTGCTACCGCTTTCCAGAAAGGCCTGGGCGGGATGCACGCCCTCTCACATCCGGTGGGCGCCCTGTACGACACCCATCACGGCATGACCAACGCCACCTTCATGCCTTATGTCCTGAAATTCAATCGCCCGGCCATCGAGGAACGCATCACCCGCCTGGCGGCTTATTTGCGTCTGCCCTCGCCCGGCTTCGACAGTTTTCTGGCCTTCGTCCTCAAGTTGCGCAAGGACATCGGCGTGCCCCATACGCTGATTGAGCTGGGAGTGGATGACCGGCAGGCCGACCTGATCGCGGACATGGCGATTGTTGACCCCTGCGCTGGCGGCAACCCGCTACCCTTGACCCGAAATGGCGCGGCAGAGATTTTCGACGCGGCGTACCACGGCCGTCTGTAG
- a CDS encoding amino acid permease: protein MKPTSQPGTSAPQDDDVKLLHSMGYAQELSRRMGVFSNFAISFSIICILSGGINSLAQGTSGAGGASIGIGWPIGCLISGFFAMAMAQISSAYPTAGGLYHWGSILGNRFTGWLTAWFNLLGLITVLGAINVGTYYFFFGAFGPALGMEDTTTTRVIFLAILTGIQALCNHLGIGLTAKLTDFSGYLIFATALALTIVCLISAPSYEFARLWTFSNYSGEAGGNVWPQVSNGWIFMLGLLLPIYTITGYDASAHTSEETRNAAMSVPRGMVMSVVWSLLFGWVMLSSFVLMLPSMDEAAKQGWSVFFWAMDTQVNPTVKVALYVAIFISQFLCGLATVTSVSRMIFAFSRDGGLPFSKALSSVSPTLRSPVAAIWTGATLAVLFVWGSSVISIGETPVYTIVVSCTVIFLFFSFIIPIVLGLFTYGTSKWPTMGPWNMGRFWYTVFALLSILSMVVIFVIGIQPPNDWALYITLGFLVLTAIVWFGFETRRFQGPPIGDMIVKRQAEIAAAEAALNRQAGN, encoded by the coding sequence ATGAAGCCAACAAGCCAGCCTGGCACGAGCGCGCCGCAAGACGATGACGTCAAGCTGCTGCACAGCATGGGTTATGCCCAGGAGCTCTCGCGACGCATGGGCGTTTTCTCCAACTTTGCCATTTCCTTTTCGATCATCTGCATCCTCTCGGGTGGTATCAACTCACTCGCTCAGGGGACCTCAGGTGCAGGCGGTGCGTCAATCGGCATCGGTTGGCCGATCGGTTGCCTGATCTCCGGATTTTTCGCCATGGCCATGGCGCAGATTTCCTCGGCCTACCCCACCGCTGGCGGCCTCTATCACTGGGGTTCGATTCTTGGTAACCGCTTCACCGGCTGGCTGACCGCCTGGTTCAACTTACTCGGGTTGATTACCGTGCTCGGTGCAATCAACGTCGGCACCTATTACTTCTTTTTCGGTGCCTTCGGACCCGCCCTGGGAATGGAAGACACCACCACGACCCGGGTGATTTTCCTGGCGATCCTGACCGGCATCCAGGCCTTGTGTAATCACCTGGGTATCGGCCTGACGGCGAAGCTCACCGATTTCTCGGGCTATCTGATTTTCGCCACAGCGCTCGCGCTGACCATCGTCTGCCTGATCTCGGCGCCCAGCTATGAGTTCGCCCGGTTATGGACCTTCAGCAACTATTCCGGCGAGGCTGGCGGCAACGTTTGGCCACAGGTATCGAACGGCTGGATTTTCATGCTCGGCCTGTTGCTGCCGATCTACACCATCACCGGTTATGACGCCTCCGCGCACACCTCGGAAGAGACCCGGAATGCGGCCATGTCGGTGCCTCGCGGAATGGTCATGTCGGTGGTCTGGTCGTTGCTGTTCGGCTGGGTCATGCTCAGTTCGTTCGTGCTGATGCTGCCGAGCATGGACGAGGCGGCGAAGCAAGGCTGGAGCGTGTTCTTCTGGGCCATGGATACCCAGGTCAATCCGACGGTGAAAGTGGCGCTGTACGTGGCGATTTTCATCTCGCAATTCCTTTGCGGGTTGGCGACCGTGACCTCGGTCTCGCGCATGATCTTCGCGTTCTCCCGGGACGGTGGCCTGCCCTTCTCCAAAGCGCTGTCCTCGGTCTCGCCGACCCTTCGCAGCCCGGTGGCAGCAATCTGGACCGGTGCCACGCTTGCGGTGTTGTTTGTCTGGGGATCGTCAGTGATATCCATCGGTGAAACGCCGGTCTACACCATCGTGGTGTCCTGCACAGTGATCTTCCTGTTCTTCTCCTTCATCATTCCCATCGTGCTGGGCCTGTTTACCTATGGGACTTCGAAGTGGCCGACCATGGGGCCGTGGAACATGGGACGCTTCTGGTACACAGTGTTCGCCCTCCTCTCGATCCTCTCGATGGTGGTTATTTTCGTCATCGGCATCCAGCCACCAAACGATTGGGCGCTGTACATCACCCTCGGTTTTCTGGTGCTGACGGCGATTGTCTGGTTCGGGTTTGAAACGCGACGCTTCCAGGGGCCGCCGATAGGCGACATGATCGTCAAGCGTCAGGCTGAAATCGCGGCGGCGGAAGCGGCGTTGAATAGACAGGCTGGAAACTGA
- a CDS encoding VOC family protein gives MELKFSHVDILVKNLEEACAYYAQILKARISKTLVWERGGLHVRYAIALIGQERFMLVQPLAGNLKELLDASGEGMIYRHCYSTPDIEKAYDELMVADVQPEDENGAPLARENLLSPSGARIIWLPKRFGHFSIEILEEKALEAFVEAAFA, from the coding sequence ATGGAATTGAAGTTCAGTCACGTCGATATATTGGTCAAGAATCTCGAGGAAGCCTGTGCTTACTACGCACAGATACTGAAAGCCAGAATCTCCAAAACGCTCGTCTGGGAGCGAGGTGGTCTGCATGTGCGCTACGCGATTGCGCTGATCGGCCAAGAGCGTTTCATGTTGGTTCAGCCGTTGGCGGGGAACCTGAAGGAACTGTTGGACGCCTCGGGCGAGGGGATGATTTATCGCCATTGCTACTCGACACCGGACATCGAGAAGGCCTATGACGAATTGATGGTCGCCGATGTTCAGCCAGAAGATGAAAACGGCGCGCCGTTGGCCCGCGAGAACCTGCTATCCCCGTCCGGAGCCCGCATCATCTGGTTGCCCAAGCGTTTCGGGCACTTCTCCATCGAGATCCTGGAAGAAAAAGCGCTGGAGGCATTTGTCGAGGCGGCGTTTGCCTGA
- a CDS encoding DUF2986 domain-containing protein has protein sequence MNRRKKIQQLLKAHAKKASAKLAPASKSKYISKADRLKLAAEPGPDSIISPDS, from the coding sequence ATGAACCGTCGTAAAAAAATACAGCAGTTGTTAAAGGCTCACGCAAAAAAGGCCAGTGCCAAATTGGCACCGGCCAGTAAGTCTAAATACATTAGTAAAGCTGACCGGTTGAAACTGGCTGCTGAGCCTGGCCCGGACTCGATCATTTCCCCTGACAGCTGA
- a CDS encoding potassium transporter Kup, with the protein MSETTSVAHENSQAKTSGAGLLVAAVGVVYGDIGTSPLYTLKEVFSGHYGVQVNHDGVLGILSLIFWSLIWVVSIKYVLFILRANNQGEGGIMALTALARRAATPYPHLSKVLVLLGLFGAALFYGDSMITPAISVLSAVEGLQLAFDGIEHWVVPLSVIVLVALFLIQKHGTARIGILFGPVMVLWFVVLGALGIHGILQRPEVLQALNPYWGAHFFIAHPGIGVAILGAVVLSLTGAEALYADMGHFGRKPISRAWFILVLPGLVLNYFGQGALILGNPEAVRNPFYLLAPEWALLPMVALSTLATIIASQAVISGAFSLTRQAIQLGYVPRMFIQHTSSQEQGQIYIGTVNWALMVGVVLLVIGFESSSALAAAYGVAVTGTMLITTLLSSAVVLLLWKTPRWLAIPMLLGFLLVDGLYFAANAPKIFQGGAFPVIAGIGLFILMTTWKRGRKIVVERLDETALPLPLFISSIRTQPPHRVQGTAVFLTARADAVPHALLHNLLHNQVLHEQVVLLTVVSEDSPRVSADRRFEVEAYGEGFFRVSLHFGFIEEPDVPLALSLCHLADLDFSPMRTTYFLSRETVIATKRMGMARWRESLFAFLLKNANSNLKYFKLPLNRVIELGTQVEM; encoded by the coding sequence GTGAGCGAAACAACGTCTGTTGCACATGAAAATTCTCAAGCCAAAACCTCAGGTGCAGGCTTGCTCGTCGCCGCTGTCGGGGTGGTTTACGGGGACATTGGCACCAGCCCCCTCTACACGTTGAAAGAAGTATTTTCCGGTCACTACGGCGTTCAGGTAAATCACGACGGCGTGCTAGGCATTCTGTCGTTGATTTTCTGGTCGCTGATCTGGGTGGTCTCGATCAAATACGTGCTGTTCATCCTTCGCGCCAACAACCAGGGCGAAGGCGGGATTATGGCGTTGACGGCTTTAGCCCGCCGCGCGGCAACACCTTATCCGCACTTGAGCAAGGTACTGGTTCTGCTGGGCCTGTTCGGTGCGGCGCTTTTTTACGGGGACAGCATGATCACCCCGGCTATTTCAGTGCTCTCTGCGGTTGAAGGACTTCAGCTGGCGTTTGACGGAATAGAACACTGGGTTGTGCCCTTGTCAGTGATCGTGCTGGTGGCGCTGTTCTTGATCCAGAAACACGGCACGGCTCGCATCGGGATCCTGTTCGGCCCAGTGATGGTGCTGTGGTTTGTAGTGTTAGGTGCGCTGGGGATCCATGGCATTTTGCAGCGCCCGGAAGTCTTGCAAGCGCTCAACCCATACTGGGGCGCTCATTTTTTCATCGCGCATCCGGGGATCGGCGTGGCCATCCTGGGTGCCGTCGTGTTGTCATTGACCGGTGCTGAAGCGCTGTATGCGGACATGGGGCACTTTGGTCGCAAACCGATTTCTCGTGCCTGGTTCATTCTCGTGTTGCCCGGTTTGGTGCTCAACTACTTTGGCCAAGGCGCCTTGATCCTGGGAAACCCGGAGGCTGTGCGCAATCCGTTTTATTTGCTGGCGCCCGAGTGGGCACTGTTGCCGATGGTCGCGCTCTCCACACTGGCTACCATCATCGCGTCTCAAGCCGTGATTTCCGGTGCTTTCTCCCTGACTCGCCAGGCCATCCAGCTGGGTTACGTCCCTCGCATGTTTATCCAGCACACCTCCAGCCAGGAGCAAGGGCAGATCTACATCGGCACGGTTAACTGGGCGTTGATGGTCGGTGTCGTGTTGTTGGTGATTGGTTTCGAGTCGTCCAGTGCTTTGGCCGCAGCGTATGGTGTCGCTGTGACGGGGACCATGCTGATCACAACCCTCTTGTCTTCGGCTGTCGTGCTGCTCTTGTGGAAAACCCCGCGCTGGTTGGCCATCCCGATGCTGCTCGGATTTTTGCTGGTAGACGGTCTGTATTTCGCCGCCAACGCGCCGAAGATTTTTCAGGGCGGTGCGTTCCCGGTGATTGCCGGCATCGGCCTGTTCATTTTGATGACGACCTGGAAGCGGGGCAGGAAAATTGTGGTTGAGCGGCTGGATGAAACCGCGCTGCCTCTGCCGCTCTTCATCAGCAGCATCCGTACGCAGCCTCCTCATCGCGTACAAGGCACGGCGGTGTTTCTGACGGCCCGGGCCGATGCCGTTCCTCATGCGCTGCTGCACAACCTGTTGCATAACCAGGTTTTGCATGAGCAAGTCGTGTTGCTCACGGTAGTGTCTGAAGACAGCCCTCGCGTCAGTGCTGACAGAAGGTTTGAGGTCGAAGCCTATGGTGAAGGCTTCTTCCGGGTCAGTCTGCACTTCGGGTTTATCGAGGAGCCGGATGTTCCCCTGGCCTTGAGTCTCTGTCACTTGGCCGATCTGGATTTCAGTCCGATGCGCACGACCTATTTCCTCAGCCGAGAAACGGTCATTGCGACCAAGCGCATGGGTATGGCTCGTTGGCGAGAGAGCCTGTTTGCCTTTTTACTCAAGAACGCCAACAGCAATCTGAAGTACTTCAAATTGCCGCTTAACAGGGTGATAGAGCTGGGCACACAGGTCGAGATGTAG
- a CDS encoding M15 family metallopeptidase, producing MDQPNRLARTWQRWILCLSIVVPGIAGAETRPENMVYLRTIEPGIEQDIRYASAHNFTGHPLDGYAAPQCLLSLDAAKALARVQTALRAQGYGLKVFDCYRPSRAVADMGRFASEPGDPRKAEFYPRVDKQDFWRLGYVARVSNHSKGSTVDLTLTGPDALPADTWTPSAGQVDCTAPYGQRWRDGALDMGTGFDCFDERAHTDNPTISAAARDNRQKLSRAMEKEGFIGYSKEWWHFTYSGDGSPKNVMDFPITPLAARDVLDTANQLIVVTTKNWTDIQGTAQRYERQGNGFRKYEGAFPVVVGKSGLAWGKGLSSVEQREGPVKREGDGKAPAGVFKLGTAFGYDSTADTRLPYLALTPTIECVDDSHSTRYNELVDGAAVSKDWDSSEQMRRDDDTYRKGIFIEHNTPASPTSGSCIFFHIWRGPTSPTLGCTAMDPADISRLFNWLEPRQSPLLVQMPETEYEHFRESWNLPER from the coding sequence ATGGATCAGCCAAACAGGCTCGCGCGGACCTGGCAGCGATGGATCCTGTGCCTGAGCATTGTCGTGCCCGGCATCGCCGGTGCAGAGACACGCCCCGAGAACATGGTGTATCTGCGCACGATTGAGCCGGGCATCGAGCAAGACATTCGCTATGCCAGCGCTCACAACTTCACCGGGCACCCACTCGACGGTTACGCCGCGCCACAGTGTCTGTTATCGCTGGACGCCGCCAAGGCCCTTGCTCGGGTACAAACGGCATTGCGGGCGCAGGGCTACGGTTTGAAGGTGTTTGACTGTTATCGACCGAGCCGTGCCGTTGCCGATATGGGGCGCTTTGCGTCGGAGCCGGGTGACCCGCGCAAGGCCGAGTTCTATCCGCGCGTGGACAAGCAGGATTTCTGGCGCCTGGGCTACGTGGCCCGGGTGTCGAACCACTCCAAAGGCTCAACCGTGGACCTGACACTGACCGGCCCGGATGCCCTGCCCGCCGATACCTGGACCCCTTCAGCCGGACAAGTCGATTGCACCGCCCCTTATGGCCAGCGTTGGCGCGACGGCGCGCTCGACATGGGCACGGGGTTCGATTGCTTCGATGAGCGCGCACATACCGACAACCCGACGATCAGCGCTGCCGCCAGGGACAATCGCCAGAAGCTCAGCAGGGCCATGGAGAAAGAAGGATTTATCGGATATTCCAAGGAATGGTGGCACTTCACCTACAGCGGGGACGGTTCTCCGAAGAACGTCATGGACTTCCCCATTACGCCGCTGGCTGCGCGCGATGTTCTCGACACCGCCAATCAGCTGATTGTGGTCACCACAAAAAACTGGACTGACATTCAGGGCACTGCCCAGCGCTATGAGCGACAAGGCAACGGCTTTCGAAAATACGAAGGGGCGTTTCCGGTGGTGGTCGGCAAGAGCGGGCTGGCGTGGGGCAAGGGCCTGAGCAGCGTTGAGCAACGCGAAGGTCCGGTCAAACGTGAAGGTGACGGCAAAGCACCTGCCGGGGTGTTCAAACTGGGAACCGCGTTTGGCTACGACAGCACGGCCGACACCAGACTGCCTTACCTGGCACTCACCCCGACCATCGAATGCGTGGATGACAGCCACTCCACGCGCTATAACGAGCTGGTCGACGGAGCGGCTGTTTCGAAAGACTGGGACAGCTCCGAACAGATGCGTCGCGATGACGACACCTATCGAAAAGGCATTTTCATCGAGCACAATACGCCAGCGTCCCCCACCTCGGGCTCGTGCATTTTCTTCCACATCTGGCGCGGCCCCACCTCGCCGACGCTGGGTTGCACCGCCATGGATCCAGCGGATATTTCTCGATTGTTCAATTGGCTGGAGCCTCGCCAGTCCCCTCTGCTGGTTCAAATGCCCGAAACGGAATACGAGCACTTTCGCGAGAGCTGGAACCTTCCCGAACGTTGA
- a CDS encoding GntR family transcriptional regulator codes for MALTKLNAPDLGNSPSTSEIITRHLRDAIVAGHFAEDEPIRQDDIARQFNVSKIPVREALKRLEAEGLVMFQRNRGAMVTRVSDAELAQMFEVRMLLEDKVLRLAIPNMTEETFARAERICQEFIGEDDVGRWAELNWELHACLYEPAQRPFLVGLIRSVNDKLERYLRMQMSLSAGKERADHEHREILAACRAGDVDLAVKLLDEHIAGVCKTLFEHLPHHH; via the coding sequence GTGGCCCTGACCAAACTCAACGCTCCCGACCTTGGCAATTCGCCTTCGACGTCGGAAATCATCACCCGTCATCTGCGTGACGCCATCGTCGCCGGGCATTTCGCCGAGGACGAGCCGATTCGCCAGGACGACATCGCCCGTCAGTTCAACGTCAGCAAGATTCCGGTGCGCGAAGCCCTCAAGCGCCTGGAGGCCGAAGGCCTGGTGATGTTCCAGCGCAATCGCGGGGCGATGGTCACCCGGGTTTCCGATGCAGAACTGGCGCAAATGTTCGAAGTGCGCATGCTGCTCGAAGACAAGGTGCTGCGCTTGGCCATTCCGAACATGACCGAAGAAACCTTCGCCCGTGCCGAACGCATCTGCCAGGAGTTCATCGGCGAAGATGATGTGGGCCGCTGGGCCGAGCTCAACTGGGAACTGCACGCTTGCCTTTACGAGCCGGCGCAACGACCGTTTCTGGTCGGCCTGATCCGCTCGGTCAACGACAAGCTGGAGCGCTACCTGCGCATGCAGATGAGCCTGTCGGCCGGCAAGGAACGCGCCGATCACGAACACCGGGAAATCCTTGCGGCTTGCCGCGCCGGTGATGTGGACCTGGCGGTGAAGTTGCTCGACGAGCACATTGCCGGCGTCTGCAAGACCCTGTTCGAGCACCTGCCTCACCACCACTGA
- a CDS encoding 4-hydroxyproline epimerase — protein sequence MKRITVIDSHTGGEPTRLVTAGFPDLGNGSMAERRQRLAEQHDQWRAACVLEPRGSDVLVGALLCEPVDPSACAGVIFFNNSGYLGMCGHGTIGLVASLAHLGKIGPGMHSIETPVGTVQATLHEDHSVSVRNVPAYRYRKALSLQVPGIGQVTGDVAWGGNWFFLIAEHGLRIAGDNLDALTAYTFAVQQALETQGIRGEDGGLIDHVELFADDEQADSRNFVLCPGKAYDRSPCGTGTSAKLACLAADDKLQPGQIWRQASVIGSEFEGSYELQGERIVPTIRGRAFISAEASLIIEQDDPFAWGILP from the coding sequence ATGAAACGCATCACCGTGATCGACTCCCACACCGGCGGCGAACCGACCCGCCTGGTAACCGCCGGCTTTCCTGACCTGGGCAACGGCAGCATGGCCGAGCGTCGACAGCGGCTGGCCGAACAGCATGATCAATGGCGCGCCGCTTGCGTGCTGGAACCCCGAGGCAGCGATGTGCTGGTCGGCGCCCTGCTCTGTGAGCCGGTGGACCCGAGCGCCTGTGCCGGCGTGATTTTCTTCAACAACAGCGGTTACCTCGGCATGTGCGGCCACGGCACCATCGGCCTGGTGGCCTCGCTGGCGCATCTGGGCAAGATCGGCCCCGGGATGCACAGCATCGAAACCCCGGTGGGCACGGTGCAAGCGACGCTGCATGAAGACCATTCGGTCAGCGTGCGCAACGTGCCGGCCTACCGTTACCGCAAAGCGCTATCGTTGCAGGTGCCGGGGATCGGTCAAGTGACCGGCGATGTTGCCTGGGGTGGCAACTGGTTCTTCTTGATCGCCGAGCACGGTCTGCGTATTGCCGGCGATAACCTCGATGCGCTGACCGCCTACACCTTCGCCGTGCAGCAAGCACTGGAAACTCAGGGTATTCGCGGCGAAGACGGCGGCTTGATCGACCATGTCGAGCTGTTCGCCGATGACGAACAGGCCGACAGCCGCAACTTCGTCCTCTGCCCCGGCAAGGCCTACGACCGCTCTCCGTGTGGCACCGGCACCAGCGCCAAACTGGCGTGCCTGGCGGCCGACGACAAATTGCAGCCGGGACAGATCTGGCGTCAGGCCAGTGTCATCGGCAGCGAATTCGAGGGTTCCTACGAACTTCAGGGCGAACGCATTGTGCCGACCATTCGCGGCCGCGCCTTTATCAGCGCCGAAGCCAGCCTGATCATCGAACAGGACGACCCGTTCGCCTGGGGCATTCTTCCGTGA
- a CDS encoding NAD(P)/FAD-dependent oxidoreductase: MNEGRVADVIVIGAGIIGAACAQALAGRGLRVLVLDAGLPGATAAGMGHLLVLDDNPAELALSQYSLQRWRELAPALPDGCAYRCNGTLWLAANAEEMAVAHSKYLNLQAQGVACELISSSALYQREPELREGLEGGLLINGDGILYAPATANWMLDTPNISQRRARVSEVDGNRVRLDDGHWLSAEAVILANGVQANALCPELPIEPKKGHLLITDRYPGKVTHTLVELGYVTSAHNASGPSTACNIQPRPTGQLFIGASRQFGTTDPQVEGWMLAKMLRRATDYMPGLAQLNGIRAWTGFRAASPDGLPLVGQHPQRKGLWLAVGHEGLGVTTAPGTADLLVAQLFDETPPLAAQPYLPQRFLGEPVYA, from the coding sequence GTGAACGAGGGCCGGGTGGCCGATGTGATCGTGATCGGCGCCGGCATCATCGGCGCCGCGTGTGCCCAGGCGCTGGCGGGACGCGGCTTGCGCGTGCTGGTACTGGACGCCGGCCTGCCCGGCGCTACGGCGGCGGGCATGGGCCACTTGCTGGTCCTGGACGACAACCCGGCCGAACTGGCCCTCAGTCAATATTCCCTGCAGCGCTGGCGCGAACTGGCGCCGGCCCTGCCCGACGGCTGCGCCTACCGGTGCAATGGCACCCTCTGGCTGGCGGCCAATGCCGAAGAAATGGCCGTTGCCCACAGTAAATACCTGAATTTGCAGGCCCAAGGCGTGGCCTGCGAATTGATCTCCAGCAGTGCCTTGTACCAGCGCGAACCGGAACTGCGCGAGGGTCTGGAAGGCGGACTGCTGATCAATGGCGACGGCATTCTGTATGCGCCGGCAACCGCCAATTGGATGCTCGACACACCGAACATCAGCCAACGTCGGGCGCGGGTCAGCGAAGTCGATGGCAACCGTGTGCGGCTCGACGACGGTCACTGGCTAAGCGCCGAAGCGGTGATTCTGGCCAACGGCGTCCAGGCCAACGCGCTGTGCCCGGAGTTGCCGATCGAGCCGAAGAAAGGCCACTTGCTGATCACCGACCGCTACCCCGGCAAGGTCACTCACACCCTGGTGGAACTTGGTTACGTCACCAGTGCCCACAACGCCAGCGGCCCTTCGACGGCTTGCAACATTCAACCCCGGCCGACCGGACAACTGTTCATCGGCGCCTCACGCCAATTCGGCACCACCGACCCGCAAGTCGAGGGCTGGATGCTGGCGAAAATGCTCCGGCGTGCCACCGATTACATGCCGGGTCTGGCTCAGCTCAACGGTATCCGCGCCTGGACCGGTTTTCGCGCTGCCAGCCCCGACGGCTTGCCGCTGGTGGGTCAGCACCCGCAACGCAAAGGCTTATGGCTGGCGGTCGGTCACGAAGGCCTCGGCGTGACGACCGCCCCCGGCACCGCTGACCTATTGGTCGCGCAGCTGTTCGACGAAACGCCGCCGCTGGCCGCGCAACCGTATCTGCCGCAACGTTTTCTCGGAGAGCCCGTTTATGCCTGA
- a CDS encoding (2Fe-2S)-binding protein, protein MPELMLDGRTLRVAEGTSVAAALALSGDGCARTSVSGQRRAPLCGMGICQECRVTIDGRRRLACQTLCRDGMHVETQA, encoded by the coding sequence ATGCCTGAATTGATGCTCGACGGACGTACCCTGCGGGTCGCCGAAGGCACCAGCGTCGCTGCTGCACTGGCCCTGAGCGGCGACGGCTGCGCGCGCACCTCGGTCAGTGGCCAACGCCGCGCACCGCTGTGCGGCATGGGCATTTGCCAGGAATGCCGGGTGACCATCGACGGTCGGCGGCGCCTGGCCTGCCAGACCCTGTGCCGTGACGGCATGCACGTGGAGACTCAAGCATGA